In a genomic window of Zerene cesonia ecotype Mississippi chromosome Z, Zerene_cesonia_1.1, whole genome shotgun sequence:
- the LOC119835392 gene encoding amyloid beta A4 precursor protein-binding family B member 1-interacting protein isoform X2 — translation MMDVSETKRRGGFLSAIKGSFRLKKVNTQLENKSIELDMPTGLNSSTDASAMRPLEIVAPRIDTYRFSMANLEETQDADLDAILGELCALDSEYDEELSRVSTDFSTTSKERAEGEGPQRQDNKEDGASSIARTDSPDNDSAFSDTVSMLSSESSASSSASSKCKQMKLTIHPNQKKADKIKLALERMREANVKKLFIKAFSTDGSSKSLLVDEKMSCGYVTRLLADKNHVTMEPKWAIVEHLPDLHMERVYEDHEMLVDNLMLWTRESKNKILFTERPEKNSLFQTPEKFLLSEDDRGWSSDDEHLRQVIIEEFFNASTSTPSVSGHLVPPMEGFLYLKSDAKKGWKKYYFVLRPSGLYYVPKDKVKTLKELVCLCTFDTNEVYTGINWRKKYKSPTDFCFAIKHPRLQQPKSVKFIKFLCADDQQTLDRWITAMRIAKHGRQLLENYRSLVEELTQEDLDHLAHARSCSITSIPTKTSNPPAATNPAPPPSSNVSVANSDTSSGRHSRASSSSSSGCLSDGGTASESAFDCEFPMGTIKRKPSMKPNIPLTWMTRQLKEMAEKDDPEPNDCGTLTRRPRNDNAKRHAESQEGSVYSTGSVKSASPVRESPSYGHYDTLTQDTYRSSVDTASSLYGYTIYDKAQEPVEDLPLPPPPETDTTDAMFSSRLSLDSLPPPPPPIEPIEDVSWSQLSLPPPPPEHTIESSPGRVQDIVSHLTAQQIEQTARAGQRTLTRTEQSKTFPRQPSLDSVNSEASKTSSLHSDKSIYGQNVAYGACLVELQTKKLSNGSPSIQKKPMEPGKERTSSMKKVNFADDLPTCSDKKNKKITFNLTDAPPSPRKPLPPKRNESTRLTSPKKLADSNSNPPKDFLKDLQRVMRKKWQVAQKCKLEPTTTPHEVLGFREYPLSEDYKETSVSMWVQEHYGAGNGTEDPFYENVFGRDSAPRREEPKPIKKRPPPAPPKRSDSTHLTTQPAALAPHPALAPHPSLAPHLALAPHPALAPHSAHPPSAPPHQIQPTA, via the exons ATGATGGACGTGAGTGAAACAAAACGGCGTGGAGGATTCCTCTCCGCGATAAAAGGAAGTTTCCGTCTCAAAAAAGTCAATACACAGCTAGAAAACAAATCTATTGAGTTGGACATGCCTACG GGTCTCAACTCGTCCACCGACGCATCAGCAATGCGGCCACTAGAGATCGTGGCTCCCCGGATAGACACTTACCGCTTCTCGATGGCAAACCTAGAAGAGACACAGGACGCTGATCTGGACGCTATATTAGGGGAGCTGTGCGCTCTGGACTCGGAGTACGATGAGGAACTATCCAGAGTTTCCACAG ATTTCTCGACGACATCAAAAGAGCGGGCTGAGGGGGAGGGTCCGCAGCGCCAAGACAACAAAGAGGATGGCGCTTCCAGCATCGCTCGCACCGACTCGCCAGATAACGACTCCGCTTTCAGTGACACT GTATCGATGTTATCCAGTGAATCGTCAGCCTCTAGCAGTGCCAGCTCTAAATGCAAACAAATGAAGCTAACCATCCACCCCAATCAGAAG AAGGCCGATAAAATCAAGTTGGCATTGGAGAGAATGCGAGAAGCCAACGTCAAGAAGCTATTCATCAAGGCCTTCTCCACGGACGGCTCTTCCAAGAGTCTGCTGGTGGATGAGAAGATGTCCTGTGGCTACGTCACCAGACTGCTCGCTGACAAGAATCACGTCACTATGGAGCCGAAGTGGGCGATCGTGGAGCATTTACCCGATTTACACATGG AGCGTGTATACGAAGATCACGAGATGCTGGTGGACAACCTGATGCTATGGACACGTGAGTCCAAGAACAAGATTCTCTTCACGGAGAGGCCGGAAAAGAACTCCCTCTTCCAGACCCCAGAGAAGTTCCTTCTTAGCGAGGATGATAGAG GCTGGTCGTCAGACGACGAGCACCTGCGGCAAGTGATCATCGAGGAATTCTTCAACGCGAGCACCTCCACGCCATCCGTCTCCGGCCACCTGGTACCTCCCATGGAGGGCTTCCTCTACCTGAAGAGTGATGCCAAGAAGGGTTGGAAAAAGTACTACTTCGTGCTGCGACCTTCTG GTCTCTACTACGTGCCCAAGGACAAAGTGAAAACCCTCAAGGAGCTGGTCTGCTTATGCACCTTCGACACCAACGAGGTGTACACCGGCATCAACTGGAGGAAGAAGTACAAGTCCCCAACCGACTTCTGCTTCGCAATCAAACACCCTCGGCTGCAGCAGCCAAAGAGCGTCAAGTTCATCAAGTTCCTTTGCGCTGATGATCAGCAGACCCTAGACAGGTGGATCACGGCCATGCGGATAGCGAAG catGGCCGACAACTACTTGAGAACTATCGCTCGCTGGTCGAGGAGCTCACACAAGAAGATCTGGACCACTTGGCCCACGCGCGATCATGCTCT ATAACTTCAATACCAACAAAGACCAGCAACCCGCCAGCGGCTACCAACCCCGCCCCACCCCCTTCCAGCAACGTCAGTGTTGCTAACTCCGACACCAGCAGCGGAAG ACACTCCCGCGCATCGTCATCTAGTTCGAGCGGGTGTCTGTCAGATGGCGGCACTGCGTCGGAGAGCGCATTCGACTGCGAGTTTCCTATGG GCACGATAAAACGCAAGCCTTCCATGAAGCCCAACATACCTCTCACGTGGATGACTCGGCAGCTGAAGGAAATGGCAGAGAAGGATGACCCCGAGCCGAACGACTGCGGTACGCTCACGAGACGACCGCGGAACGACAACGCGAAACGACATGCCG AATCCCAAGAAGGGTCAGTATACAGCACCGGCAGCGTGAAGTCCGCGAGCCCGGTACGCGAGTCTCCTTCCTATGGCCACTACGACACGCTCACACAAGACACTTATCGAAGCAGCGTCGACACCGCGTCCTCTCTGTATGGATACACCATTTACGATAAAGCACAAGAGCCTGTCGAAGATCTGCCCCTCCCACCGCCACCGGAAACTGACACAACGGACGCCATGTTCAGCTCCAGACTCAGTTTAGACTCTCTGCCGCCCCCACCGCCCCCTATCGAACCCATCGAAGACGTCAGCTGGTCTCAACTCAGCCTGCCTCCTCCACCACCAGAACACACCATAGAATCCAGCCCAGGTAGAGTCCAAGATATCGTCAGCCACCTCACGGCTCAGCAAATAGAACAGACTGCTCGCGCGGGCCAAAGGACCTTGACTAGAACAGAGCAGAGCAAGACCTTCCCGCGACAACCCTCCTTGGACAGCGTCAACTCTGAAGCGTCCAAAACTTCATCATTACACTCTGATAAAAGCATCTACGGTCAGAATGTGGCTTATGGAGCGTGTCTAGTAGAGCTTCAAACGAAGAAACTGAGCAATGGCAGCCCTTCCATTCAGAAGAAACCCATGGAGCCGGGCAAGGAGCGCACCAGCTCCATGAAGAAAGTCAACTTCGCAGATGACCTTCCCACGTGCTCTGacaaaaagaacaaaaagaTCACCTTCAATCTAACAGACGCTCCGCCGTCTCCGCGCAAGCCGCTGCCGCCGAAACGGAACGAAAGTACCAGGCTCACGTCCCCCAAGAAATTGGCGGACTCCAACAGTAACCCACCCAAAGACTTCCTGAAAGATCTCCAGCGGGTGATGCGCAAAAAGTGGCAGGTCGCGCAGAAGTGCAAGCTGGAGCCGACGACGACGCCGCACGAGGTGCTCGGCTTCAGGGAGTATCCGCTCTCCGAGGACTACAAGGAGACGAGCGTGTCGATGTGGGTGCAGGAGCACTACGGCGCGGGGAACGGGACCGAGGATCCTTTCTACGAGAACGTGTTTGGGAGAGACAGTGCGCCGCGGCGGGAGGAGCCCAAGCCAATAAAGAAGCGGcccccgcccgcgccgcccaaGCGCAGCGACTCCACGCACCTCACGACCCAGCCGGCCGCGCTCGCCCCACACCCGGCGCTCGCCCCACACCCATCGCTCGCCCCACACCTCGCGCTCGCCCCGCACCCCGCGCTCGCCCCGCACTCCGCGCACCCCCCGAGCGCGCCCCCACACCAGATCCAACCGACCGCTTGA
- the LOC119835392 gene encoding abnormal cell migration protein 10 isoform X3 — MALVEDSAAGTGGEDPEALLNEWLGELTVLTAGLNSSTDASAMRPLEIVAPRIDTYRFSMANLEETQDADLDAILGELCALDSEYDEELSRVSTDFSTTSKERAEGEGPQRQDNKEDGASSIARTDSPDNDSAFSDTVSMLSSESSASSSASSKCKQMKLTIHPNQKDTLYQQKADKIKLALERMREANVKKLFIKAFSTDGSSKSLLVDEKMSCGYVTRLLADKNHVTMEPKWAIVEHLPDLHMERVYEDHEMLVDNLMLWTRESKNKILFTERPEKNSLFQTPEKFLLSEDDRGWSSDDEHLRQVIIEEFFNASTSTPSVSGHLVPPMEGFLYLKSDAKKGWKKYYFVLRPSGLYYVPKDKVKTLKELVCLCTFDTNEVYTGINWRKKYKSPTDFCFAIKHPRLQQPKSVKFIKFLCADDQQTLDRWITAMRIAKHGRQLLENYRSLVEELTQEDLDHLAHARSCSITSIPTKTSNPPAATNPAPPPSSNVSVANSDTSSGRHSRASSSSSSGCLSDGGTASESAFDCEFPMGTIKRKPSMKPNIPLTWMTRQLKEMAEKDDPEPNDCGTLTRRPRNDNAKRHAESQEGSVYSTGSVKSASPVRESPSYGHYDTLTQDTYRSSVDTASSLYGYTIYDKAQEPVEDLPLPPPPETDTTDAMFSSRLSLDSLPPPPPPIEPIEDVSWSQLSLPPPPPEHTIESSPGRVQDIVSHLTAQQIEQTARAGQRTLTRTEQSKTFPRQPSLDSVNSEASKTSSLHSDKSIYGQNVAYGACLVELQTKKLSNGSPSIQKKPMEPGKERTSSMKKVNFADDLPTCSDKKNKKITFNLTDAPPSPRKPLPPKRNESTRLTSPKKLADSNSNPPKDFLKDLQRVMRKKWQVAQKCKLEPTTTPHEVLGFREYPLSEDYKETSVSMWVQEHYGAGNGTEDPFYENVFGRDSAPRREEPKPIKKRPPPAPPKRSDSTHLTTQPAALAPHPALAPHPSLAPHLALAPHPALAPHSAHPPSAPPHQIQPTA; from the exons GGTCTCAACTCGTCCACCGACGCATCAGCAATGCGGCCACTAGAGATCGTGGCTCCCCGGATAGACACTTACCGCTTCTCGATGGCAAACCTAGAAGAGACACAGGACGCTGATCTGGACGCTATATTAGGGGAGCTGTGCGCTCTGGACTCGGAGTACGATGAGGAACTATCCAGAGTTTCCACAG ATTTCTCGACGACATCAAAAGAGCGGGCTGAGGGGGAGGGTCCGCAGCGCCAAGACAACAAAGAGGATGGCGCTTCCAGCATCGCTCGCACCGACTCGCCAGATAACGACTCCGCTTTCAGTGACACT GTATCGATGTTATCCAGTGAATCGTCAGCCTCTAGCAGTGCCAGCTCTAAATGCAAACAAATGAAGCTAACCATCCACCCCAATCAGAAG GACACACTTTACCAACAGAAGGCCGATAAAATCAAGTTGGCATTGGAGAGAATGCGAGAAGCCAACGTCAAGAAGCTATTCATCAAGGCCTTCTCCACGGACGGCTCTTCCAAGAGTCTGCTGGTGGATGAGAAGATGTCCTGTGGCTACGTCACCAGACTGCTCGCTGACAAGAATCACGTCACTATGGAGCCGAAGTGGGCGATCGTGGAGCATTTACCCGATTTACACATGG AGCGTGTATACGAAGATCACGAGATGCTGGTGGACAACCTGATGCTATGGACACGTGAGTCCAAGAACAAGATTCTCTTCACGGAGAGGCCGGAAAAGAACTCCCTCTTCCAGACCCCAGAGAAGTTCCTTCTTAGCGAGGATGATAGAG GCTGGTCGTCAGACGACGAGCACCTGCGGCAAGTGATCATCGAGGAATTCTTCAACGCGAGCACCTCCACGCCATCCGTCTCCGGCCACCTGGTACCTCCCATGGAGGGCTTCCTCTACCTGAAGAGTGATGCCAAGAAGGGTTGGAAAAAGTACTACTTCGTGCTGCGACCTTCTG GTCTCTACTACGTGCCCAAGGACAAAGTGAAAACCCTCAAGGAGCTGGTCTGCTTATGCACCTTCGACACCAACGAGGTGTACACCGGCATCAACTGGAGGAAGAAGTACAAGTCCCCAACCGACTTCTGCTTCGCAATCAAACACCCTCGGCTGCAGCAGCCAAAGAGCGTCAAGTTCATCAAGTTCCTTTGCGCTGATGATCAGCAGACCCTAGACAGGTGGATCACGGCCATGCGGATAGCGAAG catGGCCGACAACTACTTGAGAACTATCGCTCGCTGGTCGAGGAGCTCACACAAGAAGATCTGGACCACTTGGCCCACGCGCGATCATGCTCT ATAACTTCAATACCAACAAAGACCAGCAACCCGCCAGCGGCTACCAACCCCGCCCCACCCCCTTCCAGCAACGTCAGTGTTGCTAACTCCGACACCAGCAGCGGAAG ACACTCCCGCGCATCGTCATCTAGTTCGAGCGGGTGTCTGTCAGATGGCGGCACTGCGTCGGAGAGCGCATTCGACTGCGAGTTTCCTATGG GCACGATAAAACGCAAGCCTTCCATGAAGCCCAACATACCTCTCACGTGGATGACTCGGCAGCTGAAGGAAATGGCAGAGAAGGATGACCCCGAGCCGAACGACTGCGGTACGCTCACGAGACGACCGCGGAACGACAACGCGAAACGACATGCCG AATCCCAAGAAGGGTCAGTATACAGCACCGGCAGCGTGAAGTCCGCGAGCCCGGTACGCGAGTCTCCTTCCTATGGCCACTACGACACGCTCACACAAGACACTTATCGAAGCAGCGTCGACACCGCGTCCTCTCTGTATGGATACACCATTTACGATAAAGCACAAGAGCCTGTCGAAGATCTGCCCCTCCCACCGCCACCGGAAACTGACACAACGGACGCCATGTTCAGCTCCAGACTCAGTTTAGACTCTCTGCCGCCCCCACCGCCCCCTATCGAACCCATCGAAGACGTCAGCTGGTCTCAACTCAGCCTGCCTCCTCCACCACCAGAACACACCATAGAATCCAGCCCAGGTAGAGTCCAAGATATCGTCAGCCACCTCACGGCTCAGCAAATAGAACAGACTGCTCGCGCGGGCCAAAGGACCTTGACTAGAACAGAGCAGAGCAAGACCTTCCCGCGACAACCCTCCTTGGACAGCGTCAACTCTGAAGCGTCCAAAACTTCATCATTACACTCTGATAAAAGCATCTACGGTCAGAATGTGGCTTATGGAGCGTGTCTAGTAGAGCTTCAAACGAAGAAACTGAGCAATGGCAGCCCTTCCATTCAGAAGAAACCCATGGAGCCGGGCAAGGAGCGCACCAGCTCCATGAAGAAAGTCAACTTCGCAGATGACCTTCCCACGTGCTCTGacaaaaagaacaaaaagaTCACCTTCAATCTAACAGACGCTCCGCCGTCTCCGCGCAAGCCGCTGCCGCCGAAACGGAACGAAAGTACCAGGCTCACGTCCCCCAAGAAATTGGCGGACTCCAACAGTAACCCACCCAAAGACTTCCTGAAAGATCTCCAGCGGGTGATGCGCAAAAAGTGGCAGGTCGCGCAGAAGTGCAAGCTGGAGCCGACGACGACGCCGCACGAGGTGCTCGGCTTCAGGGAGTATCCGCTCTCCGAGGACTACAAGGAGACGAGCGTGTCGATGTGGGTGCAGGAGCACTACGGCGCGGGGAACGGGACCGAGGATCCTTTCTACGAGAACGTGTTTGGGAGAGACAGTGCGCCGCGGCGGGAGGAGCCCAAGCCAATAAAGAAGCGGcccccgcccgcgccgcccaaGCGCAGCGACTCCACGCACCTCACGACCCAGCCGGCCGCGCTCGCCCCACACCCGGCGCTCGCCCCACACCCATCGCTCGCCCCACACCTCGCGCTCGCCCCGCACCCCGCGCTCGCCCCGCACTCCGCGCACCCCCCGAGCGCGCCCCCACACCAGATCCAACCGACCGCTTGA
- the LOC119835392 gene encoding abnormal cell migration protein 10 isoform X1, translated as MMDVSETKRRGGFLSAIKGSFRLKKVNTQLENKSIELDMPTGLNSSTDASAMRPLEIVAPRIDTYRFSMANLEETQDADLDAILGELCALDSEYDEELSRVSTDFSTTSKERAEGEGPQRQDNKEDGASSIARTDSPDNDSAFSDTVSMLSSESSASSSASSKCKQMKLTIHPNQKDTLYQQKADKIKLALERMREANVKKLFIKAFSTDGSSKSLLVDEKMSCGYVTRLLADKNHVTMEPKWAIVEHLPDLHMERVYEDHEMLVDNLMLWTRESKNKILFTERPEKNSLFQTPEKFLLSEDDRGWSSDDEHLRQVIIEEFFNASTSTPSVSGHLVPPMEGFLYLKSDAKKGWKKYYFVLRPSGLYYVPKDKVKTLKELVCLCTFDTNEVYTGINWRKKYKSPTDFCFAIKHPRLQQPKSVKFIKFLCADDQQTLDRWITAMRIAKHGRQLLENYRSLVEELTQEDLDHLAHARSCSITSIPTKTSNPPAATNPAPPPSSNVSVANSDTSSGRHSRASSSSSSGCLSDGGTASESAFDCEFPMGTIKRKPSMKPNIPLTWMTRQLKEMAEKDDPEPNDCGTLTRRPRNDNAKRHAESQEGSVYSTGSVKSASPVRESPSYGHYDTLTQDTYRSSVDTASSLYGYTIYDKAQEPVEDLPLPPPPETDTTDAMFSSRLSLDSLPPPPPPIEPIEDVSWSQLSLPPPPPEHTIESSPGRVQDIVSHLTAQQIEQTARAGQRTLTRTEQSKTFPRQPSLDSVNSEASKTSSLHSDKSIYGQNVAYGACLVELQTKKLSNGSPSIQKKPMEPGKERTSSMKKVNFADDLPTCSDKKNKKITFNLTDAPPSPRKPLPPKRNESTRLTSPKKLADSNSNPPKDFLKDLQRVMRKKWQVAQKCKLEPTTTPHEVLGFREYPLSEDYKETSVSMWVQEHYGAGNGTEDPFYENVFGRDSAPRREEPKPIKKRPPPAPPKRSDSTHLTTQPAALAPHPALAPHPSLAPHLALAPHPALAPHSAHPPSAPPHQIQPTA; from the exons ATGATGGACGTGAGTGAAACAAAACGGCGTGGAGGATTCCTCTCCGCGATAAAAGGAAGTTTCCGTCTCAAAAAAGTCAATACACAGCTAGAAAACAAATCTATTGAGTTGGACATGCCTACG GGTCTCAACTCGTCCACCGACGCATCAGCAATGCGGCCACTAGAGATCGTGGCTCCCCGGATAGACACTTACCGCTTCTCGATGGCAAACCTAGAAGAGACACAGGACGCTGATCTGGACGCTATATTAGGGGAGCTGTGCGCTCTGGACTCGGAGTACGATGAGGAACTATCCAGAGTTTCCACAG ATTTCTCGACGACATCAAAAGAGCGGGCTGAGGGGGAGGGTCCGCAGCGCCAAGACAACAAAGAGGATGGCGCTTCCAGCATCGCTCGCACCGACTCGCCAGATAACGACTCCGCTTTCAGTGACACT GTATCGATGTTATCCAGTGAATCGTCAGCCTCTAGCAGTGCCAGCTCTAAATGCAAACAAATGAAGCTAACCATCCACCCCAATCAGAAG GACACACTTTACCAACAGAAGGCCGATAAAATCAAGTTGGCATTGGAGAGAATGCGAGAAGCCAACGTCAAGAAGCTATTCATCAAGGCCTTCTCCACGGACGGCTCTTCCAAGAGTCTGCTGGTGGATGAGAAGATGTCCTGTGGCTACGTCACCAGACTGCTCGCTGACAAGAATCACGTCACTATGGAGCCGAAGTGGGCGATCGTGGAGCATTTACCCGATTTACACATGG AGCGTGTATACGAAGATCACGAGATGCTGGTGGACAACCTGATGCTATGGACACGTGAGTCCAAGAACAAGATTCTCTTCACGGAGAGGCCGGAAAAGAACTCCCTCTTCCAGACCCCAGAGAAGTTCCTTCTTAGCGAGGATGATAGAG GCTGGTCGTCAGACGACGAGCACCTGCGGCAAGTGATCATCGAGGAATTCTTCAACGCGAGCACCTCCACGCCATCCGTCTCCGGCCACCTGGTACCTCCCATGGAGGGCTTCCTCTACCTGAAGAGTGATGCCAAGAAGGGTTGGAAAAAGTACTACTTCGTGCTGCGACCTTCTG GTCTCTACTACGTGCCCAAGGACAAAGTGAAAACCCTCAAGGAGCTGGTCTGCTTATGCACCTTCGACACCAACGAGGTGTACACCGGCATCAACTGGAGGAAGAAGTACAAGTCCCCAACCGACTTCTGCTTCGCAATCAAACACCCTCGGCTGCAGCAGCCAAAGAGCGTCAAGTTCATCAAGTTCCTTTGCGCTGATGATCAGCAGACCCTAGACAGGTGGATCACGGCCATGCGGATAGCGAAG catGGCCGACAACTACTTGAGAACTATCGCTCGCTGGTCGAGGAGCTCACACAAGAAGATCTGGACCACTTGGCCCACGCGCGATCATGCTCT ATAACTTCAATACCAACAAAGACCAGCAACCCGCCAGCGGCTACCAACCCCGCCCCACCCCCTTCCAGCAACGTCAGTGTTGCTAACTCCGACACCAGCAGCGGAAG ACACTCCCGCGCATCGTCATCTAGTTCGAGCGGGTGTCTGTCAGATGGCGGCACTGCGTCGGAGAGCGCATTCGACTGCGAGTTTCCTATGG GCACGATAAAACGCAAGCCTTCCATGAAGCCCAACATACCTCTCACGTGGATGACTCGGCAGCTGAAGGAAATGGCAGAGAAGGATGACCCCGAGCCGAACGACTGCGGTACGCTCACGAGACGACCGCGGAACGACAACGCGAAACGACATGCCG AATCCCAAGAAGGGTCAGTATACAGCACCGGCAGCGTGAAGTCCGCGAGCCCGGTACGCGAGTCTCCTTCCTATGGCCACTACGACACGCTCACACAAGACACTTATCGAAGCAGCGTCGACACCGCGTCCTCTCTGTATGGATACACCATTTACGATAAAGCACAAGAGCCTGTCGAAGATCTGCCCCTCCCACCGCCACCGGAAACTGACACAACGGACGCCATGTTCAGCTCCAGACTCAGTTTAGACTCTCTGCCGCCCCCACCGCCCCCTATCGAACCCATCGAAGACGTCAGCTGGTCTCAACTCAGCCTGCCTCCTCCACCACCAGAACACACCATAGAATCCAGCCCAGGTAGAGTCCAAGATATCGTCAGCCACCTCACGGCTCAGCAAATAGAACAGACTGCTCGCGCGGGCCAAAGGACCTTGACTAGAACAGAGCAGAGCAAGACCTTCCCGCGACAACCCTCCTTGGACAGCGTCAACTCTGAAGCGTCCAAAACTTCATCATTACACTCTGATAAAAGCATCTACGGTCAGAATGTGGCTTATGGAGCGTGTCTAGTAGAGCTTCAAACGAAGAAACTGAGCAATGGCAGCCCTTCCATTCAGAAGAAACCCATGGAGCCGGGCAAGGAGCGCACCAGCTCCATGAAGAAAGTCAACTTCGCAGATGACCTTCCCACGTGCTCTGacaaaaagaacaaaaagaTCACCTTCAATCTAACAGACGCTCCGCCGTCTCCGCGCAAGCCGCTGCCGCCGAAACGGAACGAAAGTACCAGGCTCACGTCCCCCAAGAAATTGGCGGACTCCAACAGTAACCCACCCAAAGACTTCCTGAAAGATCTCCAGCGGGTGATGCGCAAAAAGTGGCAGGTCGCGCAGAAGTGCAAGCTGGAGCCGACGACGACGCCGCACGAGGTGCTCGGCTTCAGGGAGTATCCGCTCTCCGAGGACTACAAGGAGACGAGCGTGTCGATGTGGGTGCAGGAGCACTACGGCGCGGGGAACGGGACCGAGGATCCTTTCTACGAGAACGTGTTTGGGAGAGACAGTGCGCCGCGGCGGGAGGAGCCCAAGCCAATAAAGAAGCGGcccccgcccgcgccgcccaaGCGCAGCGACTCCACGCACCTCACGACCCAGCCGGCCGCGCTCGCCCCACACCCGGCGCTCGCCCCACACCCATCGCTCGCCCCACACCTCGCGCTCGCCCCGCACCCCGCGCTCGCCCCGCACTCCGCGCACCCCCCGAGCGCGCCCCCACACCAGATCCAACCGACCGCTTGA